Proteins encoded in a region of the Aliivibrio fischeri ATCC 7744 = JCM 18803 = DSM 507 genome:
- a CDS encoding sensor domain-containing diguanylate cyclase, whose translation MILQWFSALPLRKKVIYPIWTLLTLSTMILGASVAHFMGVTHSANLYTRTSILAQGIASNLSGALIFNDQQTGLDQMNALSFDPEVIAARVEHVNSEPFAKLDNLPENCSWHERDIQCSHSVFFAITHPITLDNEHLGNLTVWASKDSMFEQRNQILTIFLITTVIFSLLALFFAHRVHRLIATPLLSIFNSMQTVIKKGVTEQRLHIVHPDEIGKLTHCFNEMLDNLSQRDSQLTLAFQRLEDKTHYINQVLDSLDQGLLVVSPNKKVIYHNPAARLLLPQIQLNNDEMTSLNQQHIENLLSDFEPINRLTLLRECIEMHQRLEPTTLRHQGTGQQYQISTYPIAGENNSLVHIEDISQRYLIEQRQRMAEMIFDQNPSSVIVVTRKMVIETKNNAFIQTFGNITNLNQLHLRQPIELNTSVLKQVLKVGYFKLQTDVTSPFFSRKHANKSHWLPCLLTIKLIKNGDNKVESFVISLNDQTQVKELQRLNFEANHDGLTQLANRQNAYKQLLNAHKKQKSVYLIFLDLDGFKAVNDTYGHQCGDDLLKIISQRLTNNVFENDLVARLSGDEFLLGLYLTNPRVATQEINAILQRILNAISYPININGATPYVSASIGAYYWSGNDQTPLEEALEKADKAMYQAKLSGKNRYHIAKEINPFLV comes from the coding sequence ATGATACTTCAATGGTTCAGCGCTTTGCCGTTACGTAAAAAAGTCATCTACCCTATTTGGACATTACTGACCCTTAGTACAATGATCCTAGGGGCAAGTGTTGCTCATTTTATGGGAGTAACTCATAGTGCTAATTTATACACTCGTACGTCTATTCTCGCTCAGGGTATTGCTAGTAATCTATCTGGTGCGTTGATCTTTAATGACCAACAAACAGGTTTAGATCAAATGAATGCACTTTCCTTTGATCCTGAAGTGATCGCTGCTCGAGTTGAGCATGTTAATAGCGAACCTTTCGCAAAATTAGATAACTTACCTGAAAACTGTTCATGGCACGAACGAGATATCCAATGTTCACACTCAGTCTTTTTTGCAATTACACACCCAATAACATTAGATAATGAACACCTTGGTAATCTGACAGTATGGGCCTCAAAAGACAGCATGTTTGAACAACGCAACCAGATTTTAACCATTTTCTTAATTACTACGGTTATCTTCTCACTTTTAGCGTTATTCTTTGCACACAGAGTACACCGATTAATTGCCACGCCTTTATTGTCTATATTCAATTCAATGCAAACAGTTATCAAAAAAGGGGTAACAGAACAAAGGCTGCATATTGTTCACCCCGACGAAATTGGAAAGCTCACTCATTGCTTTAATGAAATGCTTGATAACTTAAGTCAACGTGACTCTCAATTAACACTAGCGTTTCAAAGACTGGAAGATAAAACTCATTACATTAATCAAGTGTTAGATTCACTTGATCAAGGACTATTAGTTGTCTCTCCTAATAAAAAAGTAATTTATCATAATCCAGCAGCTCGTTTATTGTTGCCTCAAATTCAGCTAAATAATGATGAAATGACATCTCTTAATCAGCAGCATATTGAAAATTTATTGTCTGATTTTGAACCAATAAACCGATTAACTCTGCTTCGTGAATGCATCGAAATGCATCAACGATTAGAACCAACAACCCTTCGCCACCAAGGTACAGGGCAACAATATCAAATATCGACTTACCCGATTGCTGGTGAAAATAACTCATTAGTGCACATAGAAGATATCAGCCAACGTTACCTCATTGAACAGCGTCAACGAATGGCTGAAATGATTTTTGACCAAAACCCAAGTTCAGTGATTGTTGTAACAAGAAAAATGGTAATAGAGACTAAAAATAATGCCTTTATTCAAACGTTTGGAAACATCACCAATCTAAATCAGCTTCATTTACGTCAACCTATCGAGCTCAATACATCGGTATTAAAGCAGGTGCTAAAAGTAGGTTATTTTAAACTTCAAACAGACGTTACAAGTCCGTTCTTTTCAAGAAAACATGCTAACAAATCACATTGGTTGCCTTGTTTACTAACCATTAAGTTAATCAAAAATGGCGATAATAAAGTAGAGTCATTTGTAATATCACTTAATGACCAAACTCAAGTAAAAGAGCTTCAGCGCCTTAACTTTGAAGCCAACCATGATGGATTAACACAATTAGCTAACCGTCAAAATGCTTATAAACAGCTACTTAATGCACATAAAAAACAGAAATCCGTTTATCTAATCTTCCTTGATTTAGATGGATTTAAGGCGGTAAATGATACTTATGGGCATCAATGTGGTGACGATTTATTGAAAATCATTTCACAACGTTTGACCAATAATGTTTTTGAAAACGATCTTGTCGCTCGTCTATCTGGCGATGAATTTTTACTTGGTTTGTACTTAACAAATCCGAGGGTAGCAACTCAAGAAATTAATGCTATTTTGCAGCGTATCTTAAATGCAATTAGCTACCCTATTAATATTAATGGAGCCACTCCTTATGTATCTGCAAGTATTGGTGCATACTACTGGTCTGGTAACGATCAGACTCCATTAGAAGAGGCTCTAGAAAAAGCCGATAAGGCCATGTACCAAGCTAAACTTTCAGGAAAAAATCGTTACCATATAGCAAAAGAAATCAATCCGTTTCTCGTTTAA
- a CDS encoding diguanylate cyclase domain-containing protein, with protein MSVRLKLILFLLVLFSVAIASSALTFKLESYGEEKLAWVIHTHNVITNSEKLLSSMKDAETGQRGFLLTQEIHYLQPYYTGIADSKQLLSTLQELTKDNQKQQEALKYIEKSMALKFEELAATIDFVQQDQLPKALSLVKEDKGKAYMDDLREDLNQFTNIELLLLEQRKGDFKENRSQLVTLIKMQILFLIFLAIGSIFFMKRNVFDPLKLLLFSTKKMQKGHKLDIADIVEKNEMGKLLSAFYQMNEVVHEKTEALAYKAHHDELTGLKNRSMVNTELQAALHQAAKTNTKVAVYFLDLNKFKEINDTLGHDIGDEVLKKTAQLLTETVRSRDNVFRLGGDEFLVIGQGIAQCSGVKKLTSKLLEQFKFPVNIGCEPLSISPSVGVAIYPDDSIDGEELIKFADIAMYEAKKDKGNSYKEFAPMMLKRETD; from the coding sequence ATGAGTGTTCGATTAAAACTGATTTTATTTTTGTTGGTGTTGTTTTCTGTGGCTATTGCGAGTTCTGCTTTGACATTTAAGCTTGAATCTTATGGAGAAGAGAAGCTTGCATGGGTAATTCATACTCATAATGTTATTACTAATTCAGAAAAATTACTGAGTAGTATGAAAGATGCAGAAACGGGTCAGAGAGGTTTTTTATTGACCCAAGAGATTCATTATTTGCAGCCTTATTACACAGGAATCGCTGATTCCAAGCAGCTATTATCTACTTTGCAAGAGTTGACAAAAGACAATCAAAAGCAACAAGAGGCTCTTAAATACATTGAAAAATCAATGGCTCTTAAATTTGAAGAACTTGCTGCTACCATTGATTTTGTTCAACAAGATCAATTGCCTAAAGCCTTATCTCTTGTCAAAGAAGATAAAGGTAAAGCTTATATGGACGATTTAAGAGAAGATTTGAATCAATTTACTAATATTGAATTGTTGCTACTAGAGCAAAGAAAAGGCGACTTTAAAGAGAATCGCAGTCAACTTGTTACGTTAATTAAGATGCAAATACTCTTTTTAATCTTTTTGGCAATTGGTTCTATTTTCTTTATGAAGCGTAATGTATTTGACCCATTAAAATTATTGCTATTTAGTACGAAGAAAATGCAAAAGGGCCATAAGCTTGATATTGCGGATATCGTCGAGAAAAATGAAATGGGTAAGTTATTATCTGCTTTCTATCAAATGAATGAAGTCGTTCATGAAAAGACAGAAGCATTAGCTTACAAAGCGCATCATGACGAACTTACTGGGCTTAAAAACCGTAGTATGGTTAATACTGAACTACAAGCAGCACTTCATCAAGCAGCAAAAACCAATACGAAAGTCGCCGTGTATTTTCTTGATTTAAATAAGTTTAAAGAGATTAATGACACATTAGGCCATGATATCGGTGATGAGGTTTTAAAGAAAACAGCTCAACTGTTAACTGAGACGGTGAGAAGTCGTGATAATGTATTCCGTCTTGGTGGGGATGAGTTTTTAGTTATTGGTCAAGGTATCGCCCAATGCTCTGGAGTGAAAAAGTTAACCTCGAAACTATTAGAGCAGTTTAAGTTTCCCGTAAATATCGGCTGTGAACCTCTATCTATTTCTCCTAGTGTCGGTGTTGCTATTTATCCAGATGACAGCATTGATGGCGAAGAGCTAATAAAGTTTGCTGACATCGCCATGTATGAGGCTAAAAAAGATAAAGGCAACTCATATAAAGAGTTTGCCCCTATGATGCTTAAACGAGAAACGGATTGA